AAAGTTCTAAAAAACACAGAACTACATTATTCAAACTAAGTAAAATGGTCTTCAGATATGTCCGGAATGTCAGCTTGATGTCATTTTTCAGGTGGATTTTGCATTGCACACGGTACGAAATATATTACCTCGTACGCAGTATATAATTAAAGAACAAACTTTGTTGCATGCAGACTAAATATTAGTctgtaaatataatttaaaatatcttaTTTTATCTTAATTATAAaagataatgtacatatagCTCAATATCTAATTTTGATGCAATGTAACTTCACCGTGGAAACTATTACGTCTGAAGAAGGATGTGACGTCACAGTGCGGGAGTGCCCTCGATGCGCGATGTGTCATCATTTTGTCCATATGATTAACTCATGGAACTCTAACCCCTACTTCCATGATTAACTGCATAAACACGGGCGACGGATCGTATTATCTATCTATTAACATTTGGCCAGGGTTCTTTCCCGGGGGTTCTTTTCCAAACGTCGTCAGGGCGCTGCATGGAGCACACCTGAGAACTTCGAGCAGTTCGATTTTTAAATGGTGAATTTGAATAGATTTCAATGCTTTGGCCTtgccatgttttttttcttttttcatgtttttttgtgtgttatttCTTTATCATGACGCCATAAACCCGTTGAAATATCGTGAACTGTAAAACTGTTAACAGTCACTTACGATATTGTCTAATGATTACAATTATTATGGCTATTGAGACAAGTTTGTATAAAGTTTAGCTAAGGGAGAAACCatttgattggggggggggacgaTTAGGacccaacattttttttcatacatacatacatacatacatacatacatacatacatacatacacacacacacacacacacacacacatacatacatacatacatacatacatacatacatacacacacacacatacatacatacatacatacatacatacatacatacatacatacatacatacatacatacatacatacatacatacaaaactttttattgttgaaattgaatttccttATATCAGGACATATATGGTGGATGTAccttatttcaaaagtaagagGTAACAATGAATGTGCAGCTAAGtagttattacatgtaacatttgaaAAAGTGGGCGGTAAAAGTTGAATAGAAGTTTGACGGGGTACGCCTTGCAATGGTGGGAGAGGGTCctggagatttttgaaattcaaggactaaaagaaaactttctggtgctatttaaCATGTCGAGGTATTAATAATATAAGGTATTGTTTGAATCAAAATGCAAGGGAGCAGTGCTAGTGTGGGGgttagtctggataccaactgCTGTGGTTTCTAACCCTAGCGACCCCTTGACATTTGTGAAATTCAATGACTAAATAATGCTTTCTGATGTTATCTTAACACGCCGAGGTGGTGACAATACTAGTTAAAATtggaaacaaaatacatgtacatgtacaaggggAAATTGTGGGGTGGGTAGGAGGGAGTTTCTTGTACGCGGACAACAGGCCGGTAGCCACTTGAAAATATACACGCCCCCAGGCGACAAGTGAATCCAATAATCTAGTcgtttgtttttattcaaaaatggCTGATATCTTCAATGTATAAATTAGTGTTTTTGAGTACACCCAAAAAGTGCCACTGACATCAAAAccgtacaatattttattctatgtaagcaggcaggcaggtaggtaggtgtgcgtgcgtctgtctgtctgtctgtctgtctgtctgtctgtctgtctgtctgtctgtctgtctgtctgtctatgcatacatacatacatacatacatacatacatacatacatacatacatacatacatacatacatacatacatacatacatacatacatacatacatacgtacatacgtacgtacgtacatacacatatacacacatacacacatacatacatatacatatatacatacatacatacatacatacatacatacatacatacatacatacatacatacatacatacatacatacatacacacacacatacacacacacacatacataaatacatacatacatacatacatacatacatacatacatacatacatacatacatacatacatacatacatacatacatacatacatacatacatacatacatacatacatacatacatacatacatacatacataacgaACAAAAGGTCTACAAAGGCAGACAGGAAAGCAATCTGTCTTTTCTTGACAGCGTACAACAGACAAATATAAGTGTCTAAAGGTATACAAAGTCGTTCATCTAGCTGCTACCTGTTTGTCATTAACATTTTTCGCAGTGAAACCATGGTTACCTAGTTCACTCACACGTACACTATCCCGTATAAGAACAAAGAAATCACAGTCAAACTTCTATGCCTTTTTTATGACTCTGAGGGCTGGTCGTGCACCATTGTTGTCGACGACAATTACGACTCCCTACACCGTCAATATTGTTGCTGCTACTGTTCATTTTATGGCATGCTGTGGTGTCCCTCCTTTTAGTTATTGTCAAATAATGTTAAAAGATAggtattgtttattttcatcgtTGTGTAGTATTGCCAACTCTTTCAAATTCAGTCTCACATAAAAGAGGTTTCTATCATGACCGCCAATACGTCACCAGACTGGCACGAAGAAAAAAAGGAACCCGATTCATTTAGCACACTACCATACCATCATTTCAAAGGGGTAATTTAAAGACCAGTCGACAGAAAGCATTGCTCATAATAAGATAAAACCTTTGTCACGGTAAACATCGCCATCTCACGGTATCAAAACATGGAACTGcgcatttatgcaaattaggttggAGAGACAGCCTGTGCGAGCTGTAAAGCTGACATTTGTATCACCCGACACAGGTAAGAAAGATGCAGTTTTTAACACCTTATTTTATattgacagtttttatattTGGATCTCAGAGATCACTATCAAGCATTTGATCTTTCGGTGGTATTCCTACTTTGATTGGGTTGTCAAGGATTGACTCAGAGATGTCTGCGATTTATGATGTCGCCAACGAAATACGGTGTAGTTAGATATAGATGTAGTGGAGACGCATTGAAATGAACATCTATTTCGAAATTAACATCATTATGAACGATACTATGCTGTTATATTTATATCGCtatatatgtagttatatatAATTGGTTTAATTAATGAGGCCAAAAAGAGAGAGCGAGGTCTTATTCAGTAGAATTGTAAATGAAAGCTCAGCATATGATACACAGATTAGATCCAACACGAGACTTGATTTGTCGTTTTGACGAATACTAGGGGTACGACTGTTTGTTTTCCACGGGAGGTAAGGACACAGTACTAGACTGATTGAAGTTGAGTCACGCCCAGTACATCACCATTATCTTCGGGTTATAACAATAGCAAGGCTTCCATACATATTTTATGTGACTACGTACCGACCACAAAGCGGTTAACAGAAATGAAACATTCCATCAAACGTTTTACCTCACCTGTGCCTATTAAGCGGATTAAAATGACTACCCAAAACACCACGAGTCTTTGAGTTCTTTAACTTATCAAGTTACTtcttgtcatacctattcagtTATGTTGACTATGGTTTAAACAAAGTTCAAACCTTAACCCGGCACGTCTATCAGTTATGTATAACAGATAACAGCAAAGGTGCGTAAGCAATAAGACTCAGCGGTGCTTGAAATGACACAGTTAGGGTAGTTAGCCAGAACTCTCCGTTACCGTATCTATCACGAAAGCATCTAAATTATATAGACAACGTTTTAAACGACTTTGTATTAATCTTTCTGTTTTTAATATTACATTCCGGGTAAACTACCACGTCACGGAGTACCAACCAGCTGAAAAGGATTTTAATAGAAAGACTGGTATAAAACGCCAATCCAAAGATCGAAAGGTCAAATTTTTTAAGCGGCTCTGTCGTTTTCCATGTTAACCCAACTTTTGTCGAATTTGTTCTCTATTCAGTAAATACCAGGAAAGTGACAAACAATATTCACATCAACACTTCAAAACATGTATAAGGACTATTTTACTACCagttttgtgaaaaaaatgttgatgaataCATTTGCCAAAGTGAAAACTTTTTAAAGAGGAACAAACTGGGGGCGTATTTTTGCTGCGTGTATAAAAGTTACTTGCAgtgttctacttactgaagcatatatttaaccatcacttgcaattgactgaattcaaaACAGTTATGAAGATATAACAGATACAttatccgatgacgtaatttactATACGCATTAAATATGTCGAGGCTATCCCTACTattcaactgttctaacaagaagataattgtaatgttatagaaaatATGCGTCGATagtaacattatactagaatagtttaatcaagtttttttgtaaatattttcatgatCACGTGAGTAAAAGACTCATAAACTCGGCGTGTGCCACTTTAATCTCAATTTGAATCTAAACGACAGAAAAGCAGGTATTTCTATCACCTCGAAAAATAAACTTGATATTTGTCAAAAAAGTTTCAGGACAAAAATCTTTGGCTGGAATAATTTGTTGGAAAAAAAGGgatgtatatttgatatattcatgaaaataacaGCGCAGTTTTCCAGTATACGCGTATACGTGCAAAATAAGGAACGTGTTGTCCCACACATAGATCTAGTCATTAAAGAAAGGCATCGGTTTTCAAAGCACGGATGACCTTTCTTCTATATGGCATCGTACCGTAACACCATTTCTTAAGTCTTCGTTGTGCTTAAGAAGGGAACTTTGGCAATGTTATTATCTAACACATAAAAGAAGGGGGGTATAAAGACGCACTTAGTGGCGCATACAAGTTGcttcaaataaatttaaaagacTTTTCCCCCTCTAAAACGTTCTTCGTCAGGTAGCTCAGAGTTCACTTAGGGTTAAATCCTACTAAAGTGGATTGGTACACCAACTAAATGCATACTAGACACTCGactaatataaaatacatgttttgattttagTGGTACAAACGCAGAAAtccaaacagacaaacaaacaaacaaacaaacaaacaaacaaacaaacaaacaaaggagAAGAAGTAAACAAAAGAGAGCGGAAACCCTCAAAACACATTCTGTGTTCATGTGACGGCGTCGGTGGCTAGACATGACACAGTGCCCTGGCACTTGGTGCGGCTGCGACGTAATTAGGGTGTGAACGGAATAAGACCAGCTAAGTGGGCCTATAAGAAAAACATGTTGACCCGATGAACGCCAGTAATTGTGGAACCACTTTCCTAGATTTGAGTGTAGCGCATTTGACAACAGAGATACTCTGAACAACCGGCGCGTATCTCTTACATTATCTAAGACGTTCTACTTTTCATTACCAGATAGGAACTTcaataaccatggcaaccgtAGGATACTATAACTTGTCATTTGGTGGCACTGCATCGGTTGGTACTTACCATACTGGTGTGGCGATGAGCTTGCACCGTCATGGACAGAAAATACTTCGTAACACGCTTAACTATGCAGGAGCCTCGGCAGGTGCGATATCAGCTGCGTTACTGTTAACGGCTCCAGACAAAATACAGGTACGTAAAAGAACTTCAAAACAGAACAATTACTGTGATTATAGCTGTCATGACCATAGGCACACGTTATATTTCTtaggttgttgttttcttaAGGGAAATGTCACACAGACTTAGCTAccacaaatgtaccatattctATACCATCTAATATGCTTTAGATACAGGCAGGGGAATATATTCAAGTCACGGCGTTTAATTTTAAGCCTGTAGACAAGAAAAACAATCTAAGAAATGTTACGTGCCCCTGTGGTTATGACTACCCTACAACGCAAATGTTGATGTTACAAGCTTTACATCCTATGTCAACATGTAAGggtgaaataaaatttgaactcTTCAGAAAAGGATTAATGATCAGTATACTCAAACACCTTTATATGCCATCCGTATTGGGAAAGATGGCAAATCCACCATTAACAGAAACACATATGTGACGTCACAAGTTTTGTAGTATTGAAAACTAtcaacaaaacacattttataaTAAGCCTGTGGTACGTGTGGACAACCTTTGGTTCTTAATTTTTACGTGTTTATTATATTACTGTACCCGGGGGAGAAGTGCTGAGAAGATCTGCGATTCGATGTAAACGACGCGTAAGCTTATACGCTAGAATGAATACATCAGTACATTTTCATTGGATGAATActtggtttccatggaaaccaaacAGCTTCTACATTGTATAACCATTCTCACATTCAAGTAATCGAAATTAACACTGTTTTGCACTCTGATTTTAGTCTGAATTTCATCGATAAAGTTTGTGTTCTGAAAAATCTCGACAGACACTGATCAATGAATCTTTAATGAGTTGATCACTAAAAAACGGCCTAGAAACTCTATAGCACGCACACTCTACCTTCAAATCACCCCTATAGTATAATAAGACGGTGTCTTTTGTCATATTGTTCagagttgacctttgacctcttggTCAAACATATAGAAATATGCTGCCAACAACATCATTAGGCGTGACAATTGGAGCGTTCAACCAAGTACGGATACTGAGTCTGTGATAGCGGAAATTGTTATACAATATCAGAGTAATAATATGGCAAAGATTACCCATTAGGAGTGTTATTTACAATAATTCCATATTTGTTCATCGCGTTGCACGTATGTTATTCCATGCCGGATTTAGCTGTGTATCATGAGGGGGCGAGATCAACAGTCACGGTTCAATGTAGGATAGAAAACACTTTTACTTTGGGGGTGGGGagttttgagccattttagttctcatcctacaaaaaacGATTTTAATTGGTGAATCGGTTTTgaacccctaaatacaaatatttctataaaaaaaagaagtcaaattgagaaatggaaggatTTTCGGATACAGTAACTATTTTTCcttactacatactggcattgcattcatagcactacataagcTTACTACTTAATGATttaaaattgattgtgctgtctgaattgggggggggggggggtcaattttGGCCAACTTAATTAGAAGGCGGGTGGCCCGGGCGGGTGGGCCTAACCACTTGTCTGTGGcgggcctaactaaaagaatttagtttttttttatcgtccattgaactattgatctcgttCCCTgcattgtatattattatttccTTTATCCGTGTGGTGAGTTGTTGCACGATTTGTCTATTTACGACGCCGATGAAATCCTGTTGTACAGTGTAGCGTGGTTACGACTACGTTCATAGCACACCAGTCTGATAAATCATACTGTTATTTACTAAATCACTTACTTCGGTGTCTCGTTTGTTACCATGACTTCATATAACTCGCAATGTTAATTATGAGTTGACAATTTGGGTTTCTTTACGCATGCGTAGTCTCCATATTTGGTATTTGCACACAgacaaaatcaagaaaataaatgaatagacTGCAAATAAAGAAACGTGATAAATGGAAACGAAATGAAAACTGATAAATTCGAGTTGTGATTTGTTGCATAAAAATAGTAACGTCGCATCCATAGGGATACGTACGTAATGAAGTTGTTAGGAAAATATCTCACGAATCTAGACTGtaaagatacgtcgtgttgttgtGTTAGCTGAGAGTGTGACACTAATGTCTGTGTCTTGCAGACTAACACGAATCCTGCCactacaaatatcaaatataaagtATACACTCTATGCTATAAAAATGTAAAGGCAGGGGAAATATACTCAAGTCAAAATGTTATTGTATTCTGTCTGTAAACAGGGGAAAACAGTAATATAATACTACGCGCCCCTATGGTCACATCCCGTATGCGGTTATCAACTCACAGATTTACAAGAAAACGAAAGTTTATGAAGTCTTCGAGTTCGATATACATCGCAGATTTACTAGGAGATAATTCGTCATTTAAACTATATTTTCACACGTGTGTCCACTTTATCAACTTGAATAACATATACAATTTCATTGTTCGTTTCTAGGATAAATTACCAACTTAATATAGCCGTGTGGTTGATAAATTGCTGtgaatgtcaaaggtcaacaagTCGTTACTGGGTGCCTACTTAGAAGTTTGTGTAAACTGCATTGTTTCTACGAACAACACGTTTTAGTGAGGGTTGATTTACGTGGTATCACTTGACATAGTTTTAGTCACACCAGTTGTCTGATTAACAGTCAGGCTTTCACAATCTAAAATTAATACGAAATTTCAATCTTGTGtgattcattttaaaaatattattttttttacataaatagaCTCAGGATGGAGCCAGGCAAATTCCATTTACGACATTTAGAGAATATTCTCACTCTGTGGTGTTTACGTACTAGTAtatctgttttgtatgtatgtatgtatgtatgtatgtatgtatgtatgtatgtatgtatgtatgtatgtatgtatgtatgtatgtatgtatgtatgtatgtatgtatgtatatctgttttgtatgtatgtatgtatgtatgtatgtatgtatgtatgtatgtatgtatgtatgtatgtatgtatgtatgtatgtatgtatgtatgtatgtatgtatgtagaggaTGAGCGTATACGTGCCCTATAGATATGTTGGCAATCACGTGTGGTTAATTTCGATGCGAGTTTCAACGACGagttcttttcttttcttcttttaataatGCATCGTAAAGCCTACCAACTCCGTTTGGATTCGGCttcatattcattcattctttctttctttttgatATTTCAGCCGATGTTAGTGGGCACTCGCAAGATCCTCGATGATATAGTGAAAAACAAAGGAATCAATCCGACCTATGACCTTACCAGCAAATTAAAGAGACTTCTTACTGTACAAATACCTAAAGATGCACACACCAACATTACCGACCATAACAGACTGCACATCAAGGTTATCACATTTGAAAAAGTGAAAGATCCCAGCCCTGCCTTTAACGTGAATGATCCTCTCGCCTGGAAGATGTTAGGAAAGAAAGCATGGGATGCATTCGTTGATATTCATGAATTTAAAGAAGAAGTTATTACAGACTTCGGTTCTAAAGATGAATTGGTCGAGGTACGAACTTCATTCATTCTTTGTCACATTGGTTTATCGAAGTATCCATCCAGAGAGTCAgacagtcggtcagtcagtcagtcagtcagtcagtcagtcagtcagtcagacaaagagtcagtcagtcaatcagtcagtttGCTATTTATCATTCACCGGGCAAACAATAAAAGAACGAAGTTTACCCCATCTATTGacaaatttcttgaaaatattacaagtttTGTGGTTGTCGACTTTGAAACCAGATTACGTCATA
The sequence above is drawn from the Glandiceps talaboti chromosome 21, keGlaTala1.1, whole genome shotgun sequence genome and encodes:
- the LOC144451381 gene encoding patatin-like phospholipase domain-containing protein 4 — translated: MATVGYYNLSFGGTASVGTYHTGVAMSLHRHGQKILRNTLNYAGASAGAISAALLLTAPDKIQPMLVGTRKILDDIVKNKGINPTYDLTSKLKRLLTVQIPKDAHTNITDHNRLHIKVITFEKVKDPSPAFNVNDPLAWKMLGKKAWDAFVDIHEFKEEVITDFGSKDELVEVLSGSVHIPVWGGIKHPVYRGKKLMDAGLKLHLPGRSDFIYAENIHVDCRRFHVGETITISSLYSDDVTVCPPKLQCDDIKVGVTGQPINLTKWNYLYAQDAYHPPSWENCKECYVRGYEDTKVYLTHADMFSKA